The genomic interval GTGGGCCGCAATCCCGTCACCCCGCAGCGCATGCTCGGGCTGACAATGCTGCCGCCAGTCTCGCTGCCAATCGAAAATCCCACCAGTCCTGCCGCCGTCGCGGCACCGGGTCCCGCGCTGGAACCGGACGCGCCTTCTTCCAGCAACCACGGGTTCATGGTTTGTCCGCCAAACCAGATGTCGTTCAACGCCAGCGCGCCCAGACTGAGCTTGGCAATGAGAATGGCGCCCGCGTCTTCCAGTCGCTTCACCACCGCCGAGTCATGCTCGGGCAGGCGATCACGATAAGGCTCGGCGCCATAGGTGGTGGCGATGCCCGCCGTGTCCAACAGGTCTTTCACACCAAACGGGACGCCGTGCAGCGGACCGCGATACTTGCCGGCCGCAATCTCGGCGTCGGCCGCCTTCGCGCGCGACAACGCGTGGTCGCGAGTGAGTGTGATGATGCAGCGCAGCTTGGGGTCGTGCTTCGCGATGCGATCGAGATAGATCTGGGTAAGGCGAGTGGAGGTGAGCTGCTTGCGTTCGATCCACCGTGACAGCGAGGTGACCGGTGCAAAGGCAATGTCATCATCGTTTGACGGCAGCACACCAGGATCACCGGCACTGCGCACGAATCGGTTACGTGTTGGCGGTGCAAAGTTCACGGCCTGCACCGGGTTCCACACGGTAGCCGGCGACAACTCCGGCGGAATCGGCACGATGCGCGGTCCCGTACGCCGCTCAAGTGTCGCCGACAGCGTCCGGCGCCAACTCTCGGCCATCATCGCGCGCTCTTCGGCCGAGTACGTGACTTGCGCCAACTTTTCGGCGGCGGCAAAGTCGTCGGCCGATACCGCAGGCCCCGCACCGCTGGATGTGCCGAACGCTGGCGGCGCGCCGGGTGTCGCCGGCACCGCGCCGCCAGTGGTCGCCGCAGGTTGGTCATTGCCGCGACACGCGGCCGCCACACCGGCCAGAGCAATGGGAGCCTTGATGAGAAAATCCCGTCGAGTGTTCACGTGTGATACTCCGAACCGTGACATGGGAACATTACGTAACGAGCTCTCCACCCCACGAAGCGGGGTCGACGTCGCCGATTGTTTGCGTCAGCGTCCACGCGTGCCCCGCGGGATCGCGCACTTGTGCTTGTCGTTCGCCATACGGGAAATCGGTGGGCGCACTGAGTCCGGTGGCCCCGTTCGCCAACGCACGCGCATACGTGGCCTCGATGTCTGAGACGCGAACCATCAGCGTGGCCGGCGGTCGCCCGCCGGTGGCCGGCGCGGTGCTCGCATCCCACGCTACGGCGACAACGGCGCCGTTGCCAAGCGTGAGTTGCACGCGATGCCCCGGTATGCGCAGTCGTTCGCGGCAACCCAGGACATCGCGCAGCCAGGCAACGGCCTGGTCCAGGTCAGGGTAGCTGCGAACCGGGATGAACGACGAATCGGGCATTGAGCGATTGACGGCCAGCCCTTCCTTGACGGGGCTCGGTGCTGCCCCCTCCAGTTCAGCCAGCTTTTTCGATTGCTGTGCAAGCACCAGCGGCCACGCGC from Gemmatimonadaceae bacterium carries:
- a CDS encoding VOC family protein, with the protein product MAVNRSMPDSSFIPVRSYPDLDQAVAWLRDVLGCRERLRIPGHRVQLTLGNGAVVAVAWDASTAPATGGRPPATLMVRVSDIEATYARALANGATGLSAPTDFPYGERQAQVRDPAGHAWTLTQTIGDVDPASWGGELVT
- a CDS encoding amidase; this translates as MSRFGVSHVNTRRDFLIKAPIALAGVAAACRGNDQPAATTGGAVPATPGAPPAFGTSSGAGPAVSADDFAAAEKLAQVTYSAEERAMMAESWRRTLSATLERRTGPRIVPIPPELSPATVWNPVQAVNFAPPTRNRFVRSAGDPGVLPSNDDDIAFAPVTSLSRWIERKQLTSTRLTQIYLDRIAKHDPKLRCIITLTRDHALSRAKAADAEIAAGKYRGPLHGVPFGVKDLLDTAGIATTYGAEPYRDRLPEHDSAVVKRLEDAGAILIAKLSLGALALNDIWFGGQTMNPWLLEEGASGSSAGPGAATAAGLVGFSIGSETGGSIVSPSMRCGVTGLRPTFGRVPRTGAMTLCWSLDKLGPMTRTVEDAMLVLNAISGPDSGDVSSVVSHLDYDGAASVAGLRVGIFPAWMQQAPATDVDRAAVESLRTLGMNVVDVVWPDIPHNALMLILFAEAAAAFEELTLSGKSRTMKVQVPDAWPNLFRMSRFLTAVDFVQADRLRRRFAHELATIFEKVDVLMVPSLRDETLTTTNFTGHPSLTLRTGFVNVSEARSDWAPDPKNPLPRFATPRRVPHGVTLIGRLFDEGTVARVGVALERASGVASERPAGFG